The Anabas testudineus chromosome 11, fAnaTes1.2, whole genome shotgun sequence genome has a segment encoding these proteins:
- the sfpq gene encoding splicing factor, proline- and glutamine-rich isoform X2, with amino-acid sequence MSRFNNNRGGLGMNNFQPRRGGGPGGPMRGGLMGNPNFRNHPFQNQNQNRRGPNNNFNRPPHQGPQTTPQKPQQNQMPIIPPPSPGPALTMKGPMQQQQKPTQQQQEPEQRKPTTPAAQPKIPPPPKPNVSSPPPNPANKSQNENQLKSPVGNANGQQQKQPPQASPKPGPPQGQKPGPQQGQRTGPPNRSAQVSVKQEPQQKATGSGPGESDSQSKEFKATLSMLLKPGEKTYTQRCRLFIGNLPNDITEEDFRKLFAKYGEPSEVFINKGKGFGFIRLESRALAEIAKAELDDTPMKGRPLRVRFATHSAALSVKNLSPFVSNELLEEAFSQFGMVERAIVIVDDRGRSTGRGIVEFSSKPAARKALDRCNEGVFLLTTSPRPVIVEPLEQFDDEDGLPEKLAQKNPRYQAEREEPPRFARPGTFEYEYSKRWKSLDEMEKQQRQQVEKNMREAREKLESEMEDAFHEHQANLLRQDLLRRQEELRRMEELHSQEMQKRKEMQLRQEEERRRREEEMLRKREMEEQMRRQREENYRMGNFMDRDREMRMNPGGAMGMGDMAFGGSNQKFPMGGMGFDGQQGLGPSSGGLMGNEMEPRPLEGG; translated from the exons ATGTCTCGATTCAACAATAACCGCGGCGGACTTGGGATGAATAATTTCCAGCCGCGCAGGGGCGGTGGGCCCGGTGGACCGATGCGGGGAGGTCTGATGGGAAACCCAAATTTCAGAAACCATCCTTTCCAGAATCAGAACCAAAATCGGAGGGGACCAAATAATAACTTCAACAGACCACCTCATCAGGGACCACAGACCACTCCACAGAAGCCACAACAGAACCAGATGCCCATCATCCCTCCGCCGAGTCCCGGCCCGGCTCTGACGATGAAAGGCccgatgcagcagcagcagaagccgacgcagcagcaacaggagccGGAGCAACGGAAACCCACAACCCCTGCGGCTCAGCCCAAGATTCCTCCACCACCGAAGCCCAACGTGAGCTCCCCTCCGCCGAACCCAGCAAACAAAAGTCAGAACGAGAACCAGCTGAAATCACCGGTGGGTAACGCGAATGGACAGCAGCAAAAGCAGCCTCCGCAAGCGAGCCCGAAGCCAGGTCCGCCGCAAGGCCAGAAGCCAGGACCCCAGCAAGGCCAGAGGACGGGGCCACCAAACCGGAGCGCACAAGTATCAGTAAAACAAGAGCCACAACAGAAAGCGACGGGCAGTGGACCCGGAGAGTCGGACAGCCAGTCAAAG GAATTTAAGGCAACACTGTCCATGCTCTTGAAACCTGGTgagaaaacatacacacagcgATGCCGCCTGTTCATTGGAAATCTGCCCAACGACATCACAGAGGAAGACTTCAGGAAGCTCTTCGCAAAATATGGAGAGCCCAGTGAAGTCTTCATCAACAAAGGCAAAGGCTTTGGCTTCATCCGACTG GAGTCCCGTGCACTTGCAGAGATAGCAAAAGCAGAGCTGGATGACACACCAATGAAGGGTCGGCCCCTGCGTGTCCGATTTGCCACACACTCTGCAGCCTTGTCTGTGAAGAATCTGTCTCCATTTGTTTCCAATGAGCTCCTGGAAGAAGCTTTCTCACAGTTTGGAATGGTTGAGAGGGCCATTGTCATTGTAGATGATCGTGGGCGCTCCACGGGCAGGGGGATTGTCGAATTCTCCTCCAAACCTGCTGCCAGAAAAGCCCTGGACAGGTGCAATGAGGGTGTCTTTCTACTCACCAC TTCTCCCCGACCTGTAATTGTTGAGCCTCTGGAGCAGTTTGACGATGAAGACGGTCTTCCAGAGAAATTGGCACAGAAGAACCCAAGATATCAAGC AGAGCGTGAAGAACCTCCACGTTTTGCCCGCCCAGGCACCTTTGAGTATGAGTACTCTAAGCGCTGGAAGTCGCTTGATGAAatggagaagcagcagagacagcaggTCGAGAAGAATATGCGTGAAGCCCGTGAGAAGCTAGAGAGTGAGATGGAAGATGCTTTTCACGAGCATCAGGCCAATCTACTCCGGCAAG ATCTGCTGAGGCGACAGGAGGAACTCCGGCGCATGGAGGAGTTGCACAGTCAGGAGATGCAAAAGAGAAAGGAGATGCAGCTCAG ACAAGAGGAAGAACGACGCAGGCGAGAAGAAGAGATGCTTCGTAAGAGGGAGATGGAAGAACAGATGCGTCGTCAACGTGAAGAGAATTACAGAATGGGAAACTTCATGGAT AGGGACAGGGAGATGAGAATGAATCCTGGCGGAGCCATGGGCATGGGTG ATATGGCATTTGGTGGATCCAACCAGAAATTTCCCATGGGTGGAATGGGCTTTGATGGACAGCAGGGACTGGGACCATCCTCAGGAGGCTTGATGGGGAACGAAATG GAGCCTCGACCGCTCGAAGGAGGCTGA
- the sfpq gene encoding splicing factor, proline- and glutamine-rich isoform X1, whose product MSRFNNNRGGLGMNNFQPRRGGGPGGPMRGGLMGNPNFRNHPFQNQNQNRRGPNNNFNRPPHQGPQTTPQKPQQNQMPIIPPPSPGPALTMKGPMQQQQKPTQQQQEPEQRKPTTPAAQPKIPPPPKPNVSSPPPNPANKSQNENQLKSPVGNANGQQQKQPPQASPKPGPPQGQKPGPQQGQRTGPPNRSAQVSVKQEPQQKATGSGPGESDSQSKEFKATLSMLLKPGEKTYTQRCRLFIGNLPNDITEEDFRKLFAKYGEPSEVFINKGKGFGFIRLESRALAEIAKAELDDTPMKGRPLRVRFATHSAALSVKNLSPFVSNELLEEAFSQFGMVERAIVIVDDRGRSTGRGIVEFSSKPAARKALDRCNEGVFLLTTSPRPVIVEPLEQFDDEDGLPEKLAQKNPRYQAEREEPPRFARPGTFEYEYSKRWKSLDEMEKQQRQQVEKNMREAREKLESEMEDAFHEHQANLLRQDLLRRQEELRRMEELHSQEMQKRKEMQLRQEEERRRREEEMLRKREMEEQMRRQREENYRMGNFMDRDREMRMNPGGAMGMGDMAFGGSNQKFPMGGMGFDGQQGLGPSSGGLMGNEMRNERFAQGGPRGMGPGNPGYGRVREEFDGPAKKPRF is encoded by the exons ATGTCTCGATTCAACAATAACCGCGGCGGACTTGGGATGAATAATTTCCAGCCGCGCAGGGGCGGTGGGCCCGGTGGACCGATGCGGGGAGGTCTGATGGGAAACCCAAATTTCAGAAACCATCCTTTCCAGAATCAGAACCAAAATCGGAGGGGACCAAATAATAACTTCAACAGACCACCTCATCAGGGACCACAGACCACTCCACAGAAGCCACAACAGAACCAGATGCCCATCATCCCTCCGCCGAGTCCCGGCCCGGCTCTGACGATGAAAGGCccgatgcagcagcagcagaagccgacgcagcagcaacaggagccGGAGCAACGGAAACCCACAACCCCTGCGGCTCAGCCCAAGATTCCTCCACCACCGAAGCCCAACGTGAGCTCCCCTCCGCCGAACCCAGCAAACAAAAGTCAGAACGAGAACCAGCTGAAATCACCGGTGGGTAACGCGAATGGACAGCAGCAAAAGCAGCCTCCGCAAGCGAGCCCGAAGCCAGGTCCGCCGCAAGGCCAGAAGCCAGGACCCCAGCAAGGCCAGAGGACGGGGCCACCAAACCGGAGCGCACAAGTATCAGTAAAACAAGAGCCACAACAGAAAGCGACGGGCAGTGGACCCGGAGAGTCGGACAGCCAGTCAAAG GAATTTAAGGCAACACTGTCCATGCTCTTGAAACCTGGTgagaaaacatacacacagcgATGCCGCCTGTTCATTGGAAATCTGCCCAACGACATCACAGAGGAAGACTTCAGGAAGCTCTTCGCAAAATATGGAGAGCCCAGTGAAGTCTTCATCAACAAAGGCAAAGGCTTTGGCTTCATCCGACTG GAGTCCCGTGCACTTGCAGAGATAGCAAAAGCAGAGCTGGATGACACACCAATGAAGGGTCGGCCCCTGCGTGTCCGATTTGCCACACACTCTGCAGCCTTGTCTGTGAAGAATCTGTCTCCATTTGTTTCCAATGAGCTCCTGGAAGAAGCTTTCTCACAGTTTGGAATGGTTGAGAGGGCCATTGTCATTGTAGATGATCGTGGGCGCTCCACGGGCAGGGGGATTGTCGAATTCTCCTCCAAACCTGCTGCCAGAAAAGCCCTGGACAGGTGCAATGAGGGTGTCTTTCTACTCACCAC TTCTCCCCGACCTGTAATTGTTGAGCCTCTGGAGCAGTTTGACGATGAAGACGGTCTTCCAGAGAAATTGGCACAGAAGAACCCAAGATATCAAGC AGAGCGTGAAGAACCTCCACGTTTTGCCCGCCCAGGCACCTTTGAGTATGAGTACTCTAAGCGCTGGAAGTCGCTTGATGAAatggagaagcagcagagacagcaggTCGAGAAGAATATGCGTGAAGCCCGTGAGAAGCTAGAGAGTGAGATGGAAGATGCTTTTCACGAGCATCAGGCCAATCTACTCCGGCAAG ATCTGCTGAGGCGACAGGAGGAACTCCGGCGCATGGAGGAGTTGCACAGTCAGGAGATGCAAAAGAGAAAGGAGATGCAGCTCAG ACAAGAGGAAGAACGACGCAGGCGAGAAGAAGAGATGCTTCGTAAGAGGGAGATGGAAGAACAGATGCGTCGTCAACGTGAAGAGAATTACAGAATGGGAAACTTCATGGAT AGGGACAGGGAGATGAGAATGAATCCTGGCGGAGCCATGGGCATGGGTG ATATGGCATTTGGTGGATCCAACCAGAAATTTCCCATGGGTGGAATGGGCTTTGATGGACAGCAGGGACTGGGACCATCCTCAGGAGGCTTGATGGGGAACGAAATG CGTAATGAGCGCTTTGCGCAGGGCGGTCCTAGGGGAATGGGTCCTGGTAACCCTGGGTATGGCAGGGTCCGCGAGGAGTTTGATGGTCCTGCTAAGAAACCCCGTTTTTAA
- the lypla2 gene encoding acyl-protein thioesterase 2: MCGNNMSVPLLAEAVTVSGVEKETAAVIFLHGLGDSGHGWADTLSGIQLPHVKFICPHAPSIPVTLNMKSMMPAWFDLVGLSPDSPEDESGIKKAAESIKAIIEHEAKNGIPPNRIILGGFSQGGALSLYTALTCQHQLAGVVALSCWLPLHKSFPLASSGNKNLPILQCHGEMDVMIPVQFGAMTSEKLKCLVNPHNITFKTYPGLPHSSCPQEMAAVKEFIEKHLPRI; encoded by the exons ATGTGTGGCAACAACATGTCTGTGCCGCTGCTCGCCGAGGCCGTGACGGTGTCCGGGGTGGAGAAGGAGACTGCGGCG GTGATCTTCCTTCATGGGTTGGGAGACTCAGG gCACGGGTGGGCAGACACTCTGTCAGGGATCCAGCTGCCTCACGTTAAGTTCATCTGCCCCCACGC GCCCTCAATACCCGTCACTCTCAACATGAAATCCATGATGCCCGCGTG GTTTGACCTCGTGGGTCTAAGCCCCGactccccagaggatgaatctgGAATCAAGAAGGCAGCAGAGAGCA TTAAGGCCATAATCGAACATGAAGCCAAAAATGGGATCCCACCAAACCGTATAATACTTGGTGGCTTTTCTCAG GGTGGGGCCCTGTCCTTGTACACTGCCTTGACCTGTCAGCATCAGTTAGCTGGTGTTGTGGCTCTCAGCTGCTGGCTTCCACTTCACAAGAGTTTCCCATTG GCATCTAGTGGCAATAAGAACCTCCCAATCCTGCAGTGCCACGGTGAGATGGACGTCATGATCCCCGTGCAGTTTGGTGCCATGACATCGGAGAAACTCAAATGCTTAGTTAACCCTCATAACATCACCTTCAAAACCTACCCAGGGCTCCCTCACAGCTCCTGTCCTCAG GAGATGGCAGCTGTAAAGGAATTTATTGAGAAGCATTTGCCCCGAATCTGA